Genomic window (Nitrosophilus kaiyonis):
AATCTCTTTCTATCTCTTTTTTAAATGTATTAAAATAGATATCTTTTAATTTTTCAATATCCATCTCAATATCACAAAGAGTAAATTTATTGCCACCTATAGTTCCAAGAGGAATAGCACTAATACCTATCTCATTTGCAAGCTCTTCAATAGCATGCATATTTTTTGGTTCAATCTCAACTAAAGCTCTAGAAAAAGTCTCGCTAAAAATTTCTCTGCTATCTTCAAAGCAGAAATTTCCTAAAAATCCATATCCACTTATTGCAGACATTTTTGCTAAAGAGATTGCAATCCCCCCTACTCCAACATCTTTTGCAGCTTTTAATAATCCTTTTTCATTTGCTTTTAAAACAAATTGCCAAAGTTTTAACTCTTTTTCATAATCAATTTTTGGTAAAACTCCTGCAACTTTTCCAAATAGCTCTTTTAAATAAAGACTTCCTCCAAACTCTTTTTCGGTATCTCCTATTATATAAACGATATCTTCTTCTTTCTGAAATATAGAAGGCAATACTTTTTCTTGATAGTCATTTACTCCAACCATTGCTATTGTTGGTGTTGGATAGACACTTACACCATTTGTTTCATTATAAAGTGACACATTTCCACTAACAACTGGAGTATTCAAAGCTTTACAAGCCTCTTTAATACCTTCTGTTCCTTGAGCAAATTGCCACATAACTTCAGGATTTTCTGGATTTCCATAATTTAGACAATCTGTTATAGCAAGTGGTTTTGCTCCACTCATTGCAACATTTCTACCAGCTGCCATTACAGCTGCAGCTGCACCACCTTTTGGATCGATATAACAATATCTTGGATTACATTTACTGCTCATTGCTATAGCTTTTTTATTCTCTTTAACTCTTATAACACTTGCATCTAAACTTCCTGGATGTTTTACAGTGTTTGTTTGAACCATAGAGTCATACTGCTCATAAATCCAAGCTTTATTAACAACTTCTAAAGAGCTAAAAAGTTTTTCAAATGCTTCTTGATTATCAATATGAGGTACTGTATCAATAGATACCTCTTTAATATATTCAAGATACTCCGGTTTTTTTGTTGGACGATCAAGTTCTGGAGCCTCTTCACTAACTGGAACAACTGGTACTTCTGCCACTTTTTCTCCATGCCAAAAAAGCTCCATTAAACCAGTATCAGTAACCTCTCCAATAACTTCAGCATCTAAATCCCATTTTCTAAAAATCTCTAAAACTTTTTCTTCTGTTCCTTTTTTAGCACAAATTAACATTCTCTCTTGAGATTCAGACAGCATAAGTTCATAAGGAGTCATCCCCTCTTCTCTCATAGGGACCCTGTCAAGATACATCTTCATTCCACTTCCAGCACGACCAGCCATTTCAAAACTGCTTGAAGTAAGACCGGCTGCTCCCATATCCTGGATACCAACAACGAAATCAGTCTTAAATAGCTCTAAACATGCTTCAAGTAAAAGTTTTTCTGTAAAAGGATCTCCTACTTGAACTGTTGGACGAAGAGATTTTGACTCTTCAGTAAAACTATCACTACTCATAACAGCTCCACCAAGCCCATCACGCCCAGTTTTACTTCCAACATAGATAACTGGGTTTCCAACACCTTCCGCTCTTCCATAAAAAATCTCATCTTTTTTACAGATTCCAAGAGTAAAAGCATTTACTAAAATATTGCCATTATAACACTCATCAAATGTAGTTTCCCCTCCAATGGTTGGTACTCCCATACAGTTGCCATAACCGCCAATTCCTTCAACTACACCTCTTACTAAATATCTTTGATGAGCTCCAATTTTATCATCTCTTTTTACATCGCCAAATCTTAGAGCATTTAGATTTGCAACAGGTCTTGCTCCCATTGTAAAAACATCTCTTAAAATTCCACCAACTCCAGTTGCAGCCCCTTGATATGGCTCAATAAAACTTGGATGGTTGTGGCTCTCCATCTTAAAAACTGCAGCTATTCCATCACCTATATCAATAACACCTGCATTTTCTCCCGGTCCTTGGATGACCCAAGGAGCTTTGGTAGGAAAACCTTTTAGATATTTTTTGCTAGATTTGTATGAGCAGTGTTCACTCCACATTGCGCTAAATATACCAATCTCTACAAGATTTGGCTCTCTACCTAATATATCTTTTATATGTTTGTAATCCTCTTTTGTTAATTTATGGGCTTTTAAAATCTCATCAATATTTTCCATCTTTATCCCTTAAAAATTTTTCTATATTTTACAAAAATATATATTTAGTTAAGCTAAACATACAATTTAAGGCTCATAATATAAAATCACTGGCTCAGAAAAGTTAGGCACATCATCATATGTAAAAACTGCATAATATTTTGCTATTTTTGTATTTCCAAATTTATCATATGTATAATTATCACGTCCAGCATAAAGTTTTACACCATCATATGGATTACGCGGTGGATGAAATCTATTTCTTACAACATAAGCTCCAACAAAATCTTCATCTTTTGGATTTTCCCAAGTTAATTTCACCATATTTTTTTCAATTTTTGCTTTTAGATTTTTAATTTTATCTACAGGATTTTTTCTCTTTTTAATATATTTTATAACCAGTTTTACAACATTTGGACTATTCTTATCAAACCAGTTTATAATATGATTTTTTGTAAAGGATGCTTTTGTTGGTCTTATTATAGATGATGCAACTTGGTTTTTTTTATGTAGGTTTTCAAGCTCTATTTTGCTTGCACTATCAAAAAGAAAGTAACTTGTACTCTCTTTTTGTAACTCCTCTTCACTTACTTCATAATCAATAAATCCCAAAGATTTTCTTTTTTGAATATTTTCATAATTTATATCTTTTAGATCCACAAACTCTATCAAATATCTTATATCTTCACCACTTTTTTTAATTCCTATATTGTGTATTTTTATATAAGACTCAGTTATAACTGTTTTATC
Coding sequences:
- the purL gene encoding phosphoribosylformylglycinamidine synthase subunit PurL — translated: MENIDEILKAHKLTKEDYKHIKDILGREPNLVEIGIFSAMWSEHCSYKSSKKYLKGFPTKAPWVIQGPGENAGVIDIGDGIAAVFKMESHNHPSFIEPYQGAATGVGGILRDVFTMGARPVANLNALRFGDVKRDDKIGAHQRYLVRGVVEGIGGYGNCMGVPTIGGETTFDECYNGNILVNAFTLGICKKDEIFYGRAEGVGNPVIYVGSKTGRDGLGGAVMSSDSFTEESKSLRPTVQVGDPFTEKLLLEACLELFKTDFVVGIQDMGAAGLTSSSFEMAGRAGSGMKMYLDRVPMREEGMTPYELMLSESQERMLICAKKGTEEKVLEIFRKWDLDAEVIGEVTDTGLMELFWHGEKVAEVPVVPVSEEAPELDRPTKKPEYLEYIKEVSIDTVPHIDNQEAFEKLFSSLEVVNKAWIYEQYDSMVQTNTVKHPGSLDASVIRVKENKKAIAMSSKCNPRYCYIDPKGGAAAAVMAAGRNVAMSGAKPLAITDCLNYGNPENPEVMWQFAQGTEGIKEACKALNTPVVSGNVSLYNETNGVSVYPTPTIAMVGVNDYQEKVLPSIFQKEEDIVYIIGDTEKEFGGSLYLKELFGKVAGVLPKIDYEKELKLWQFVLKANEKGLLKAAKDVGVGGIAISLAKMSAISGYGFLGNFCFEDSREIFSETFSRALVEIEPKNMHAIEELANEIGISAIPLGTIGGNKFTLCDIEMDIEKLKDIYFNTFKKEIERDL